In Actinomyces weissii, a genomic segment contains:
- a CDS encoding FtsW/RodA/SpoVE family cell cycle protein — MAEPGERRWLRRGRSQEADGPRPGEFALLSYYGLGLTTLLLLVIGLVMVFSVLSVGLATGEDSRAREMYHYAFFPVVGVLLALMVSLLPLSVLRRLWVLFFPLALLAQALTLTGLGQDVNGNRSWLRLPGIGLVQPGEFLKVGLVLLLGSLVVRFHDRLNSAKVLLGWIGVPVLLALGLVLGGADLGTVIVMALIVAGALWLGGLSWKPLLVAGSLAFVGFVAGSMSTYSRRSRILDWLGVGIHDYQGVGYQPRNALSAIATGGWTGVGLGSSRQKWGYLTQSESDYIFAIVCEELGLLGGLLVLLLFLAFGYFCMRIMRRSQDLFTTVTVGAIACWVVGQALINMAVVVRVLPVLGVPLPLISRGGSSLIAVLLAVGVLLCLARHEPGAQEALDVRSQAVRRTLAVITPRRRKHDRS; from the coding sequence ATGGCCGAACCGGGTGAGCGCCGCTGGCTCAGGCGGGGCCGTAGCCAGGAGGCGGACGGCCCACGCCCGGGGGAGTTCGCCCTGCTCAGCTACTACGGCCTGGGGCTGACCACTCTGCTGCTGCTGGTCATCGGCCTGGTCATGGTCTTCTCCGTGCTCTCGGTGGGCCTGGCCACCGGGGAGGACTCCAGAGCCAGGGAGATGTACCACTACGCGTTCTTCCCGGTGGTGGGGGTCCTGCTGGCCCTGATGGTCTCCCTGCTGCCGCTGTCCGTGCTGCGGCGCCTGTGGGTGCTGTTCTTCCCCCTGGCCCTGTTGGCCCAGGCCCTGACCCTGACGGGCCTGGGGCAGGACGTCAACGGCAACCGGAGCTGGCTGCGCCTGCCCGGAATCGGCCTGGTGCAGCCCGGCGAGTTCCTGAAGGTCGGCCTGGTGCTGCTGCTGGGCAGCCTGGTGGTGCGCTTCCATGACCGCCTCAACAGCGCCAAGGTGCTCCTGGGCTGGATCGGGGTGCCGGTGCTGCTCGCCCTGGGGCTGGTCCTAGGCGGGGCGGACCTGGGCACGGTGATCGTCATGGCCCTGATAGTGGCGGGGGCGCTGTGGCTCGGGGGGCTGTCCTGGAAGCCGCTCCTGGTAGCAGGCTCCCTGGCCTTCGTCGGTTTCGTCGCAGGCTCCATGTCCACCTACAGCCGCCGCAGCCGGATCCTGGACTGGCTGGGCGTAGGCATTCATGACTACCAGGGGGTCGGCTACCAGCCGCGCAACGCGCTCAGCGCGATCGCCACCGGCGGCTGGACCGGGGTGGGGCTGGGCTCCTCCCGGCAGAAGTGGGGGTACCTGACCCAGTCGGAGAGCGACTACATCTTCGCCATCGTCTGCGAGGAGCTGGGGCTGCTCGGCGGGCTGCTGGTGCTGCTGCTGTTCCTGGCCTTCGGCTACTTCTGCATGCGCATCATGCGCCGCAGCCAGGACCTTTTCACCACCGTCACCGTGGGGGCGATCGCCTGCTGGGTGGTCGGACAGGCGCTGATCAACATGGCGGTGGTGGTGCGGGTGCTGCCGGTGCTGGGAGTTCCTCTGCCCCTGATCTCCCGGGGAGGCTCCTCGCTCATCGCCGTCCTGCTGGCGGTGGGGGTGCTGCTGTGCCTGGCCCGCCACGAGCCGGGTGCCCAGGAGGCCCTGGATGTGAGGAGCCAGGCGGTACGCCGTACCCTGGCCGTCATCACCCCACGAAGGAGGAAGCATGACCGCTCATGA
- the murG gene encoding undecaprenyldiphospho-muramoylpentapeptide beta-N-acetylglucosaminyltransferase: MTAHEAVRPEADPFGRAAAASAPTGLRVLLAGGGTAGHVNPLLATAAALRQAFPGTELLVLGTATGLEKDLVPAAGLEMVTIPRVPLPRRPSLDLLRLPARMRAAVDGARAAIKRLDADVVVGFGGYVSTPAYLAARRAGVPVVIHEQNARPGLANRLGARWAQAVALTFASTPLQARSGITRTTGLPLRPQVSALVEEQAQEAGRAAARARGAQALGLDPALPTLLVTGGSLGAQHLNEVLCQSMPAVPAGVQVLHLTGRGKDLPVRAALEQAVAAGATDLAERYHVLDYLNGMEHAYACADAVVCRSGAGTVAELSALGLPALYVPLPVGNGEQRLNAADVVAAGGGRLVEDAALRSQHVTGFMELVADAARLEPMAQAARGVGVRDGAQRLAELVGAVARAAQRV, from the coding sequence ATGACCGCTCATGAGGCTGTCAGACCAGAGGCCGACCCCTTCGGTAGGGCTGCTGCGGCCTCGGCCCCGACCGGTCTGCGGGTGCTGCTCGCGGGTGGGGGCACCGCCGGTCACGTCAACCCGCTGCTGGCGACGGCGGCGGCCCTGCGCCAGGCCTTCCCGGGCACCGAGCTGCTGGTGCTGGGCACCGCCACCGGCCTGGAGAAGGACCTGGTGCCAGCCGCCGGGCTGGAGATGGTCACGATCCCCCGGGTGCCGCTGCCCCGCCGTCCCAGCCTGGACCTGCTGCGTCTGCCCGCCCGGATGCGGGCGGCGGTGGACGGCGCCCGGGCCGCCATCAAGCGGCTCGACGCCGACGTCGTGGTCGGCTTCGGCGGCTACGTCTCCACCCCCGCCTACCTGGCGGCCCGCCGGGCCGGGGTGCCGGTGGTGATCCACGAGCAGAACGCCCGCCCCGGGCTGGCCAACAGACTGGGGGCCCGCTGGGCCCAGGCGGTGGCCCTGACCTTCGCCTCCACCCCGCTGCAGGCCCGCTCCGGGATCACCCGTACCACGGGCCTGCCGCTGCGGCCTCAGGTTTCCGCCCTGGTGGAGGAGCAGGCCCAGGAGGCAGGGAGGGCCGCGGCCCGTGCCCGGGGGGCCCAGGCCCTGGGCCTGGACCCGGCGCTGCCCACCCTGCTGGTCACCGGCGGCTCCCTGGGCGCACAGCACCTCAACGAGGTCCTGTGCCAGAGCATGCCTGCCGTACCCGCCGGGGTACAGGTGCTGCACCTGACCGGCCGGGGCAAGGACCTGCCCGTGCGCGCCGCCCTGGAGCAGGCGGTGGCCGCCGGGGCCACCGACCTGGCAGAGCGCTACCACGTGCTGGACTACCTCAACGGCATGGAGCACGCCTACGCCTGCGCGGACGCCGTGGTCTGCCGCTCCGGGGCCGGGACCGTGGCGGAGCTGAGCGCACTGGGGCTGCCGGCGCTGTACGTGCCGCTGCCGGTCGGCAACGGGGAGCAGCGCCTGAACGCGGCGGACGTCGTCGCCGCGGGCGGGGGCAGGCTGGTGGAGGACGCCGCCCTGCGGTCCCAGCACGTCACCGGTTTCATGGAGCTGGTGGCCGACGCCGCCCGGCTGGAGCCCATGGCGCAGGCGGCCCGGGGCGTGGGGGTGCGCGACGGCGCCCAGCGCCTGGCCGAGCTGGTCGGGGCGGTGGCCCGCGCCGCCCAGCGGGTATGA